One genomic segment of Nitrospira sp. includes these proteins:
- a CDS encoding universal stress protein, translated as MTTPQASAATLPFQRILHPSDFSEDSHTGLVHAVKLAVAAHGELSIMHIDPDVPRADFEDFPKVRPLLERWGLLPHGSPREQVADLGIAIKKTRTVAKNRTEAILHYLAKHPADLLVMSTNQHEGLARWQHESVAEPVARESQMATLFVPAQVEGFVAKDSGQPKLRRVLVPVSAEYSPQLAIDMTAQLAAALGCDNLTVIVVQVGDDRTLHSLHYPIKTGWLWHTMACQGNVVEVILAMGKDFDVDLIVMTTSKQHTLLDLMRGSTTERVLRGARCPLLALPV; from the coding sequence ATGACCACACCTCAAGCCTCCGCCGCGACACTCCCTTTTCAACGAATCCTCCATCCCTCTGATTTTTCAGAGGACAGCCACACCGGACTGGTCCACGCGGTGAAACTGGCCGTGGCCGCTCACGGCGAGCTGTCGATCATGCACATTGACCCGGATGTTCCCCGGGCGGATTTCGAAGACTTTCCCAAAGTCCGGCCGTTACTTGAACGCTGGGGGCTCCTTCCTCACGGCAGTCCACGCGAGCAGGTGGCCGACCTGGGGATCGCGATCAAGAAGACTCGGACAGTGGCAAAGAACCGGACCGAAGCCATTCTCCATTACCTCGCCAAGCATCCGGCCGATTTGCTGGTGATGTCCACGAATCAGCACGAAGGACTCGCCCGATGGCAGCATGAGAGTGTTGCCGAACCGGTCGCCCGTGAGAGTCAAATGGCCACGCTGTTCGTCCCCGCGCAGGTCGAAGGATTCGTGGCAAAGGATTCAGGACAACCGAAACTCCGCCGGGTGCTGGTGCCGGTGAGCGCGGAATACAGCCCGCAACTGGCCATCGACATGACCGCGCAGTTGGCGGCCGCCCTGGGCTGCGACAATCTCACGGTGATTGTCGTGCAAGTAGGAGACGATCGCACATTGCACTCGCTCCACTACCCGATCAAGACCGGTTGGCTCTGGCACACGATGGCCTGCCAGGGAAATGTCGTGGAGGTGATTCTCGCGATGGGGAAAGATTTCGATGTCGATCTCATCGTCATGACGACGTCGAAGCAGCATACCTTACTGGATCTCATGCGAGGCAGCACCACCGAACGTGTACTCCGCGGCGCCCGCTGCCCGCTGCTGGCCCTACCGGTCTGA